A part of Vulcanisaeta moutnovskia 768-28 genomic DNA contains:
- a CDS encoding DUF367 family protein has translation MKLPRIFIYRLPQDDPRKNTAIKLARFGLAQLVSSARNLPRGSVLLDPTAKSPLTPSDRDTAVHRGLSLIDCSWKRVTETHNRFARDYFIRRRLPLLIAVNPTHYGKPYILSTIEAVAAALYIMGFRDEAIKTLRLYKWGLNFINVNLNYLERYAIGDLSPERELLGIDDVDYGLSQLMKALTGNE, from the coding sequence ATGAAACTACCAAGAATATTCATATATAGGTTGCCGCAGGATGACCCAAGAAAGAACACCGCCATTAAACTGGCCAGGTTTGGACTTGCACAGTTAGTCAGTAGTGCTAGGAATTTGCCCAGGGGCTCAGTACTTCTTGACCCAACGGCTAAGTCACCATTAACACCGAGTGATAGGGATACTGCCGTGCATAGGGGTTTATCATTAATAGACTGTTCCTGGAAGAGGGTCACTGAGACGCATAATAGGTTTGCTAGGGATTATTTCATTAGAAGGCGATTACCACTACTCATAGCGGTTAATCCAACGCATTATGGTAAGCCATACATACTGAGCACTATTGAGGCCGTGGCTGCTGCACTATACATAATGGGCTTCAGGGACGAGGCAATTAAGACCTTAAGGCTGTATAAGTGGGGTCTCAACTTCATTAATGTCAATTTGAATTACCTGGAGAGGTATGCCATTGGTGATTTATCGCCGGAGAGGGAGTTGTTGGGTATTGATGATGTGGATTATGGATTGTCCCAGCTAATGAAGGCGTTGACTGGTAATGAGTAG
- a CDS encoding B12-binding domain-containing radical SAM protein, with the protein MSVKVLLAVPPGIDKLELYKVLGLKAPPLGLAWIAAVLERAGHKVRIIDSPTEGIDLKTFINEVKSWQPDIVGLTAITPTVYKAYDAVKAIREYDNDIPIMMGGPHVTFMYEEALNNGVDVVVRGEGEYTTLELVNAIEGHGLDPMHLRAIRGLAFKDGDQVIRTPDRPPVRNLDELPPPARHLLPMDKYTIFGKPIRIVHVMASRGCPYGCSFCSTSYFWGRMVRYRSAKAVADEIEDAMNTYKTNIIVFTDDEFTLGKRFVYDFLKELRERKLDINFSCGSRVDTIDKEMMTALKSHGCTALYFGVESGSQETINKIGKRITLEQAVKVFQWAKEIGIDHVGSFVIGFPWESINDMKNTIKFAMKLNPTYAQFTVATPYPGTPLYQQALNDNLIEDWNWEHWTTLRAVMKGYRFTKEQAQKMLQWAYVKYYSRLGFLIHELIHGRLGTVLTAIKNSLVPWFTERLLGRSE; encoded by the coding sequence ATGAGTGTGAAGGTTCTGCTTGCGGTTCCACCGGGCATTGATAAACTGGAGCTGTATAAGGTGCTTGGGCTAAAGGCTCCGCCACTCGGTCTTGCCTGGATCGCTGCCGTACTTGAAAGAGCTGGTCATAAGGTTAGGATTATTGACTCACCAACTGAGGGCATTGACTTGAAGACATTCATTAATGAGGTTAAGTCCTGGCAACCGGACATTGTTGGTTTAACGGCAATAACACCAACCGTTTATAAGGCGTATGACGCAGTCAAGGCAATTAGGGAGTATGATAATGATATACCCATAATGATGGGCGGTCCGCATGTAACGTTTATGTATGAGGAGGCTCTTAATAATGGTGTTGATGTCGTTGTCAGGGGTGAGGGTGAGTACACAACGCTTGAGCTTGTAAATGCAATTGAGGGGCATGGTCTAGATCCAATGCATTTAAGGGCAATAAGGGGGTTGGCGTTTAAAGATGGTGATCAGGTCATAAGGACACCGGATAGGCCGCCAGTTAGGAACCTTGATGAATTACCACCACCAGCCCGTCATTTACTACCAATGGATAAGTACACCATATTCGGTAAACCAATTAGGATAGTACATGTGATGGCGAGTAGGGGGTGTCCATATGGTTGCTCCTTCTGCTCAACATCATACTTCTGGGGTAGGATGGTTAGGTATAGGTCGGCTAAGGCCGTGGCTGATGAGATTGAGGATGCCATGAATACGTATAAGACGAACATAATCGTGTTCACGGATGATGAGTTCACCCTAGGTAAGAGGTTCGTGTATGACTTCCTCAAGGAGCTTAGGGAGAGGAAACTCGATATAAACTTCTCCTGTGGTTCTAGGGTTGATACGATAGATAAGGAGATGATGACTGCACTCAAGAGCCATGGATGCACTGCATTGTACTTCGGTGTTGAGTCCGGAAGTCAGGAAACAATTAATAAAATTGGTAAGAGGATAACCCTTGAGCAAGCGGTTAAGGTATTTCAATGGGCTAAGGAAATAGGTATTGATCACGTGGGCTCCTTCGTAATAGGATTCCCATGGGAATCAATTAATGATATGAAGAACACCATTAAATTCGCCATGAAGTTAAACCCAACCTATGCCCAATTCACAGTGGCTACACCATACCCAGGAACGCCACTCTACCAACAAGCACTTAATGATAACTTAATTGAGGATTGGAACTGGGAGCACTGGACGACCTTGAGAGCAGTCATGAAGGGTTACAGATTCACAAAGGAACAAGCGCAGAAAATGCTTCAGTGGGCATACGTGAAGTACTACAGCAGGCTTGGCTTTTTAATCCATGAGTTAATACATGGTAGGTTGGGGACAGTATTAACGGCCATTAAGAATTCATTAGTGCCGTGGTTTACCGAGAGACTGCTTGGACGTAGTGAGTAA
- a CDS encoding PIN domain-containing protein, translated as MYRKLIPIKLLILRDAWAMIEKYHIYQADAIQVATAKSVGANEVITADKKLHQILINEGLSTKYIG; from the coding sequence ATTTACAGAAAGCTTATACCAATTAAACTCCTGATTCTAAGGGATGCATGGGCAATGATTGAGAAATACCACATTTATCAGGCTGACGCCATACAAGTAGCAACGGCAAAGTCAGTTGGTGCCAATGAGGTTATTACCGCTGATAAGAAATTGCATCAAATATTGATCAATGAGGGACTAAGTACTAAGTACATTGGTTAA
- a CDS encoding endonuclease III domain-containing protein, producing the protein MKDELESVGWYPVDAESTRWWGGAETPDEVVITAMLVQQTRWDVVHEVLNRLRRLSLNKLEVIANTDPNYLAEVIKGVNYRFTKAQRLVKFAKNVTMIGGLGKLRLRGDVRDFLLNQEGVGRETADSIMLFALNIPTMPISQYTKRVFSRLLGLKLGDNYDMWKEFLEGLLPRDLYTYKLIHASIITIGKKYCLPTDPLCNKCPLRDVCLYARGRG; encoded by the coding sequence ATGAAGGATGAATTGGAGAGTGTTGGTTGGTACCCAGTGGATGCTGAGTCAACCAGGTGGTGGGGTGGTGCTGAGACGCCTGATGAGGTTGTCATTACGGCAATGCTTGTGCAGCAGACCCGTTGGGACGTGGTTCACGAAGTACTCAACAGACTTAGGAGACTTAGTCTCAACAAGCTTGAGGTTATTGCTAATACTGATCCTAATTACCTTGCCGAGGTTATTAAGGGCGTTAATTACAGGTTCACCAAGGCCCAGAGACTTGTTAAGTTTGCGAAGAACGTAACCATGATAGGTGGCTTAGGGAAGTTAAGACTTAGGGGTGATGTTAGGGATTTCCTGCTTAACCAGGAGGGCGTTGGTAGGGAGACCGCGGACTCAATAATGCTCTTTGCACTTAATATACCAACAATGCCCATATCACAATACACAAAGCGCGTATTCAGTAGGTTGTTGGGCCTTAAACTTGGTGATAATTATGACATGTGGAAGGAATTCCTTGAGGGCCTACTGCCCAGGGACCTATACACGTATAAGTTAATCCACGCGTCCATAATCACGATAGGCAAGAAATACTGCCTACCAACTGATCCATTATGCAATAAATGCCCACTGAGGGATGTATGCCTATACGCCAGGGGCAGGGGATAG
- the spt4 gene encoding transcription elongation factor subunit Spt4, with translation MSSRGRRPVRRSPLPGYKACRNCKAIVPEDVDKCPVCGGTDFTKDWMGLIIILKPEESCIAKRLGITKAGMYAIEVL, from the coding sequence ATGAGCTCCAGAGGTAGGAGACCAGTAAGGCGTAGTCCACTGCCTGGTTATAAGGCTTGTAGGAATTGTAAGGCCATAGTACCTGAGGATGTTGATAAGTGCCCAGTGTGTGGTGGCACTGACTTCACTAAGGATTGGATGGGCCTAATAATAATACTGAAGCCTGAGGAATCCTGTATTGCCAAGAGGCTTGGTATTACGAAGGCAGGCATGTACGCCATTGAGGTCCTATAA
- a CDS encoding mechanosensitive ion channel family protein: MSTSNSTVTPTTTSSEIFGFIPQYIFYTVLAAVVIMIVGYVVGRLVEILIKKIAYTTGLDAFFRKTSIGRALLRSGYTAGDFLGLFVKWVIYIAAIFYALLELSYVSPNLAFLYDTSKSVLSYLPYLVSGVIILIIGLIMVDWISDYFKRSYPANDQYAQTLLNFVGDAFRFVLYYMVITIALSVMKVNVTILYIFAQGLAWAVAIGLGVAIGLVLAVPLREPLKRFLEREWVQTEGRRGKEGESSG, translated from the coding sequence ATGAGTACTTCTAACTCAACTGTTACTCCTACCACCACGTCTTCGGAAATCTTCGGATTCATACCACAGTACATATTCTACACCGTGTTGGCGGCTGTGGTTATAATGATTGTTGGTTATGTAGTTGGTAGGCTGGTTGAAATACTAATAAAGAAGATAGCCTATACCACTGGCCTTGATGCCTTCTTTAGGAAGACATCCATTGGTAGGGCACTACTTAGGAGTGGTTATACTGCCGGTGATTTCCTAGGCCTATTCGTGAAGTGGGTCATATACATCGCTGCCATATTCTACGCATTGCTTGAGCTCTCGTACGTAAGTCCAAACCTCGCCTTCCTATACGACACATCAAAGAGTGTCTTATCATACCTACCCTACCTGGTCTCTGGCGTTATTATATTAATAATTGGGTTGATAATGGTTGATTGGATAAGTGACTATTTTAAGCGTAGTTATCCAGCGAATGATCAATACGCCCAGACACTACTTAATTTCGTTGGTGACGCATTCAGATTCGTACTCTATTACATGGTCATAACAATAGCCCTGAGTGTCATGAAGGTTAATGTGACAATACTCTACATATTCGCCCAGGGACTCGCCTGGGCAGTGGCCATTGGGCTTGGTGTTGCCATAGGCCTGGTACTGGCTGTGCCATTGAGGGAACCATTAAAGAGATTCCTGGAGCGTGAGTGGGTTCAAACCGAGGGTAGGAGAGGTAAGGAGGGTGAGAGTAGTGGTTAA
- a CDS encoding glycosyltransferase family 4 protein: MVKPIIGVIMYQTSGSKGQELVAQRMVKWFLRLGYEAYLITSVYHDGNEVVRRRTVETSLEGYVFQEKDSVIGLPTIRVDSYMAKWPPRRIMFKNFVDVLRRIGEDFSINSLITHSTLWNGPEDAAKYVMWRRMLTTFGLESGNIFYGHMSHYQPPDPNRYDVVERTYRLTWNHMAFPEIFKAANLVLCVTPLEGEEMVRMGARPEQIYVFPGGIDDDEVADLGAVDSSDFRVKYRIPDDAKIVAYLGTVEERKNPLAVVRVASMLRHRRDVHFVIAGKPGDQWDEVVRESRGLSNVTLTGELSVEDKKKLIKEAYVNIIMSKMEALGLTQLEFMYGGVPVITSAVYGQRWVVRDGVDGIHVNGPDDIEGAAKAVEKLLDNPDERDRMSRNARERASQLLMSKIVKELAVKIEEHLR; encoded by the coding sequence GTGGTTAAACCAATCATTGGAGTTATAATGTACCAAACAAGTGGTTCCAAGGGGCAGGAACTAGTGGCCCAGAGGATGGTTAAGTGGTTTCTTAGGCTTGGTTATGAGGCTTACCTAATAACGAGTGTTTATCATGATGGTAATGAGGTAGTTAGGAGGAGGACCGTGGAGACTTCACTGGAGGGCTATGTATTTCAGGAGAAGGATAGTGTCATTGGCCTACCCACAATTAGGGTTGATAGTTACATGGCCAAGTGGCCTCCAAGGAGGATCATGTTCAAGAACTTCGTTGATGTTCTCAGGAGGATAGGGGAGGACTTCAGCATTAATTCATTAATAACGCACTCCACGCTTTGGAATGGCCCTGAGGATGCGGCTAAGTACGTGATGTGGAGGAGAATGCTAACAACATTCGGCCTGGAAAGTGGTAATATTTTCTATGGGCATATGAGTCATTATCAACCGCCTGATCCAAATAGGTATGATGTTGTTGAGAGGACGTATAGGCTAACATGGAATCACATGGCCTTCCCAGAGATATTTAAGGCAGCTAACCTAGTACTATGCGTAACGCCACTTGAGGGTGAGGAGATGGTTAGGATGGGTGCAAGACCCGAGCAGATTTACGTGTTTCCAGGGGGTATTGATGATGATGAGGTTGCCGACCTAGGCGCGGTTGACTCAAGTGATTTCAGGGTTAAGTATAGGATTCCCGATGACGCCAAGATAGTGGCTTACCTAGGTACTGTTGAGGAGAGGAAGAACCCACTTGCCGTTGTCAGGGTTGCCAGTATGCTTAGGCATAGGAGGGATGTCCACTTTGTAATTGCGGGTAAGCCTGGCGATCAGTGGGATGAGGTTGTTAGAGAATCTAGGGGTCTCAGTAATGTTACCTTGACTGGTGAGTTGAGTGTTGAGGATAAGAAGAAGTTGATCAAGGAGGCCTACGTGAACATAATAATGAGTAAGATGGAGGCCCTTGGACTGACCCAGCTTGAGTTCATGTATGGTGGTGTGCCCGTAATAACCTCCGCTGTTTACGGGCAGAGGTGGGTTGTTAGGGATGGTGTTGATGGTATACACGTTAATGGCCCAGACGACATTGAGGGCGCCGCTAAAGCCGTAGAGAAGCTCCTTGATAATCCAGACGAAAGGGATAGGATGAGCAGGAATGCCAGGGAAAGGGCCTCACAATTATTAATGAGTAAAATAGTCAAGGAGCTGGCCGTTAAGATCGAGGAGCACCTACGTTAG
- a CDS encoding FAD binding domain-containing protein yields MGMAYALGIPRGFKYLRVSTIDEALSLLNEYDGDAKVLAGGMSLMPMLKLRMTEVKYLIDILGINELRYVRVEGNYLRIGALTTHGDVAMNKLVNEHAKILSESAWHIADIQVRNLGTIGGSIAHADPAANYYPALIALDAEVVIRGVGTERTIKVSDLYKGPYITDLKQNEVITEVRIPLSGLRGVYEFFRRGGASFPSVIVTVTYQERDGIITDSRIAIGAVYPEPVLVSGHLNGLGIKEVGARVSDIVNSIFSSIDAKPLEDTHAPSDYKVRVARNLLTKALMSIANGSMQYLKTPTREDLIRWEFRDGVEYVGELVKVRVNVNGQWIEDLVEPRLLLLDFLRRHGFKEVRRGCDEGKCGACTVLVDGRAVKSCMVPVIRVSGHSVTTIRGLSKGMELHPIQRAFLEEYAMQCGFCTHGFMMVTHDYLTNIDPAADEDVMKLSIKNICRCTGYVNIIRAIKRASKYLTGGT; encoded by the coding sequence ATGGGGATGGCGTACGCGTTAGGTATACCGAGGGGTTTTAAGTATCTGCGTGTGTCGACTATTGATGAGGCGTTGAGTCTGCTTAATGAGTATGATGGTGATGCTAAGGTGCTGGCTGGTGGTATGAGCCTTATGCCAATGCTTAAGCTTAGGATGACTGAGGTTAAGTACTTAATTGATATACTTGGTATTAATGAGCTTAGGTATGTTAGGGTTGAGGGTAATTACCTAAGGATTGGTGCCTTAACGACGCATGGTGACGTTGCAATGAATAAACTAGTGAATGAACATGCAAAAATACTTAGTGAATCGGCTTGGCACATAGCGGATATCCAGGTTAGGAACCTGGGCACAATAGGCGGTAGCATAGCCCATGCTGATCCAGCGGCTAATTACTACCCAGCCCTAATAGCCCTGGATGCCGAGGTGGTGATAAGGGGTGTTGGTACGGAGAGGACGATTAAGGTTTCAGACCTGTATAAGGGGCCTTATATAACTGATTTGAAGCAGAATGAGGTAATTACCGAGGTCAGAATACCATTGAGTGGCTTGAGGGGTGTTTATGAATTCTTTAGGAGGGGTGGCGCCTCATTCCCAAGCGTGATAGTTACAGTTACTTATCAGGAGAGGGATGGCATCATTACGGACTCCAGGATAGCAATAGGCGCGGTTTACCCAGAGCCTGTTTTGGTGAGTGGTCACCTAAATGGCCTTGGGATTAAGGAGGTTGGGGCTAGGGTAAGTGATATTGTTAATTCAATATTCTCATCAATAGATGCTAAGCCCCTTGAGGACACCCACGCACCTAGTGATTACAAGGTTAGGGTTGCCAGGAACCTATTGACCAAGGCATTGATGAGTATAGCTAATGGTTCAATGCAATACCTAAAGACACCCACTAGGGAGGACTTGATTAGGTGGGAGTTTAGGGATGGTGTTGAGTACGTCGGTGAACTCGTTAAGGTTAGGGTTAATGTTAATGGGCAGTGGATCGAGGACCTGGTAGAGCCGAGGCTACTGCTTCTCGACTTCCTGAGAAGACATGGTTTTAAGGAGGTTAGGAGGGGTTGTGATGAGGGTAAGTGCGGTGCATGCACGGTGCTTGTTGATGGTAGGGCTGTCAAGTCATGCATGGTACCAGTGATTAGAGTTTCGGGGCATTCAGTAACCACGATAAGGGGATTGAGTAAGGGTATGGAGCTCCACCCAATACAGAGGGCGTTCCTTGAGGAGTACGCAATGCAGTGTGGCTTCTGTACTCATGGGTTCATGATGGTCACTCATGACTACCTCACAAACATTGATCCGGCTGCTGATGAGGATGTTATGAAACTAAGCATAAAGAATATCTGCCGTTGTACTGGTTATGTCAACATAATTAGAGCCATTAAGAGGGCTTCGAAGTACTTAACCGGTGGTACCTAA
- a CDS encoding xanthine dehydrogenase family protein molybdopterin-binding subunit: MSKLPHYREGFRAVTGSGEYIDDVPTPSGTLYMAIYRSPYAHAKILRVDLSGVFEHGGIAYGPDDLAKVIPNPFPLAVDAPIKYYPFARDKARFVGEPIAVVLADDPYKAIDLLDYVQVDFEPLRPVLTFEDALKGDLLVHEELKSNVAMYRHMKFGPVDKAFSESPVIIKREFRYQKHNAMPLETYGVLAHYSGGELNIWANAQGPLLITYFISRALGLSTGSTRLFSPRDVGGSFGSKYALYPYITLAAAASILSGRPVKWVESRTEHLVSSNSGGARLGVVEIAATRDGIIQGFRFRFYEDVGAYPRPPDPGVLFRVHGNMNGAYDVRAIEVENYVIITNKLPTGLNRAYGGPPFYYMLEIAVNELARELGIDPLELRIKNLIREFPKRIGDEHFYETVTGGLYPRQDYERVVRAIEPEYRRWLEERKRNPNIGVGIAVLIEPAGTNLGYTDLAIEPSKRKYPHSGSGSYVTVSLDMSGYIRVFVNGTNEGLGHETTLAEVVASEFGVDPSVVVVENRVDTTRTWTLSDGSYSSRFAPIVVSAAILAARQLKEKLIRLAMAALGTDKVGFENGQFYDINNPSKRTDLRRLASSVNWDPGSLPEGVDASLSATVFYQPPTVKAADGDKINSSATYAIQAQLAVIELDPDTYDIKVRKYVIAHDSGRIFKREFVDGQLMGGLMHGLALTLYEELMYDDQGNPLTTNLDIYESPTLAEAVGMEVEFIHFETPTKHLVSGAHGVGEGAMMGVPAAIVNALASIIGKAITDLPLRPYKIMKAVEG, from the coding sequence ATGAGCAAATTACCTCATTATAGAGAGGGCTTTCGCGCAGTGACGGGCTCTGGCGAGTATATTGATGATGTACCCACGCCATCCGGCACGCTTTATATGGCGATCTACAGAAGCCCATACGCCCATGCCAAGATACTCAGGGTTGACCTAAGTGGTGTTTTTGAGCATGGTGGTATTGCCTATGGACCTGACGACCTGGCTAAGGTCATTCCTAACCCATTCCCACTGGCTGTGGATGCGCCCATTAAGTATTACCCATTTGCTCGGGATAAGGCTAGGTTCGTGGGCGAACCCATAGCCGTTGTCTTGGCTGACGACCCATACAAGGCCATTGACCTACTTGATTATGTGCAAGTGGATTTTGAACCATTAAGGCCTGTATTGACATTCGAGGATGCGTTGAAGGGTGATTTACTTGTTCATGAGGAGCTTAAGTCCAACGTGGCGATGTACCGGCATATGAAATTTGGCCCCGTGGATAAGGCATTCTCAGAATCGCCGGTTATTATTAAGAGGGAGTTTCGTTATCAAAAGCATAATGCGATGCCGCTCGAGACTTACGGAGTGCTTGCTCACTATAGTGGTGGCGAATTGAACATATGGGCTAATGCCCAGGGACCATTACTAATCACTTACTTCATTAGTAGGGCTTTGGGCTTGTCCACAGGAAGCACCAGGTTATTTTCTCCTAGAGATGTTGGTGGGAGCTTCGGCTCTAAGTACGCGCTTTACCCATACATAACATTGGCGGCAGCCGCGTCAATCCTAAGCGGCAGACCCGTTAAGTGGGTCGAGAGCAGGACTGAACATTTAGTTAGTAGTAATTCTGGTGGGGCTAGGTTAGGCGTTGTGGAGATTGCTGCTACTAGGGATGGAATAATACAGGGATTTAGGTTTAGGTTCTATGAGGATGTCGGTGCATACCCAAGGCCGCCAGATCCCGGTGTTTTGTTTAGGGTTCATGGTAATATGAATGGTGCATATGACGTGAGGGCTATCGAGGTTGAGAACTACGTAATTATTACTAATAAGTTACCAACAGGCCTGAATAGGGCTTATGGAGGACCACCGTTCTACTACATGCTTGAGATCGCGGTTAATGAGTTGGCCCGTGAGTTAGGCATTGACCCACTTGAATTAAGGATTAAGAATTTGATTAGGGAATTCCCGAAGAGGATTGGTGATGAGCATTTCTACGAGACTGTGACCGGTGGGTTATACCCGAGGCAGGACTATGAGAGGGTTGTTAGGGCGATAGAGCCTGAGTATAGGCGTTGGCTTGAGGAGAGGAAGAGGAATCCCAACATCGGTGTTGGGATTGCGGTCCTTATTGAACCAGCAGGCACAAACCTGGGCTATACGGACCTGGCCATCGAACCTAGTAAGCGAAAGTACCCGCACTCAGGGTCTGGTTCTTACGTCACAGTGAGCCTTGACATGAGCGGTTACATTAGGGTCTTTGTTAATGGTACCAATGAGGGGCTTGGTCACGAGACGACGCTTGCGGAGGTTGTTGCGTCTGAGTTCGGTGTTGATCCATCGGTCGTCGTTGTTGAGAATAGGGTTGATACTACGAGGACCTGGACCCTATCAGACGGTAGCTACTCAAGTAGGTTTGCGCCCATTGTGGTTAGTGCAGCTATATTGGCAGCTAGGCAATTGAAGGAGAAGCTGATTAGGCTGGCTATGGCTGCCCTGGGCACTGATAAGGTTGGTTTTGAGAATGGGCAATTCTACGATATTAATAATCCAAGCAAGAGAACAGACCTTAGGAGGTTGGCGTCCTCAGTTAATTGGGATCCCGGATCCCTACCTGAAGGTGTTGATGCAAGCCTTAGCGCTACCGTGTTTTATCAACCACCGACAGTCAAGGCAGCTGATGGCGATAAAATAAACTCCTCAGCAACCTACGCAATACAGGCTCAATTAGCGGTTATAGAGCTTGATCCCGACACATACGATATTAAGGTTAGGAAGTACGTGATAGCCCATGACTCTGGCAGGATCTTTAAGAGGGAGTTCGTTGACGGCCAGTTAATGGGTGGTTTAATGCATGGGCTTGCCCTCACGTTATATGAGGAGTTGATGTACGATGACCAGGGAAATCCATTAACCACAAATCTCGATATCTACGAATCACCAACACTAGCAGAGGCTGTGGGTATGGAGGTGGAGTTCATACACTTCGAAACACCAACTAAGCACTTGGTCTCTGGGGCTCATGGTGTTGGTGAGGGTGCAATGATGGGTGTACCAGCGGCTATCGTTAATGCATTGGCATCAATAATAGGTAAGGCAATCACGGACTTGCCGCTTAGGCCTTACAAGATAATGAAGGCTGTTGAGGGGTGA
- a CDS encoding 30S ribosomal protein S24e — translation MSIPTPQLPEGVEAGKLVLKLLNIRENKVFGRKEVSAEAWHVGLPTPSRLQLREEIAKAMGVDVKQVYVVRVITEYGRHRSTIEAHVYDDLSTGERIEPLYVKLRNIPKEEAKKIREEMKKKKTEKKKAAAKK, via the coding sequence ATGTCAATACCAACACCGCAATTACCAGAGGGCGTTGAGGCAGGAAAGCTTGTGCTTAAGTTACTTAATATTAGGGAGAATAAGGTGTTTGGTCGTAAGGAGGTGAGTGCCGAGGCGTGGCACGTGGGCCTACCAACACCGAGTAGGCTTCAGTTACGTGAGGAGATAGCGAAGGCTATGGGTGTTGATGTTAAGCAGGTTTATGTTGTGAGGGTAATTACTGAGTACGGCAGGCACAGGAGCACCATAGAGGCTCATGTATATGACGACCTAAGTACTGGCGAGAGGATCGAGCCACTCTACGTAAAGCTTAGGAACATACCCAAGGAGGAGGCCAAGAAGATACGCGAGGAAATGAAAAAGAAGAAGACAGAAAAGAAGAAGGCCGCCGCCAAGAAGTGA